Genomic segment of Populus nigra chromosome 6, ddPopNigr1.1, whole genome shotgun sequence:
GAGTTTTCTGATCCCGTGACCATGAAGAAATACGGGTTGAAGCCTGATCCTGAAACTCTTGATCTTCTCAACACTGTTGCTCACCAGAAAGAGGTTTGTATATAAGCATAATCATCGTCAAAATCATGGATTAAtcattaattaagttaattattgtGATAATATTGCAAGTCCTAAAATAGAGTATTAACCATGTTGTCGAATTGTAAGTAGATCGTTGTGGTGCTGAAGATCTACTGGGGAGACCCTCGTGAAAAGATATGTGAAGCAATTGATAAGATCCCTTTGAGTTGCCTTGTAATTGGCAACAGAGGACTTGGCAAGGTTAAGAGGTACAATAATCCCATCATAGATTTGGCTTCAATTCGTTGATTCATTAAACTGTAACGTGGattctttatattttctgtGTTTGTCTTCAATGgaaatcaatttaattcttgTGATGTCGCATACTTTCAATTGGCTAATGATGAGAAATCAATGAGCCAAGATATGAAGCATGTTAGACCTTTTCAATTTGGACTTTGCAGGCAAGAATGTTTTAGATAAGGTTTTCCTATCCTGTTTGTTCACTGCATATGATCCACAGTGATGGACGGAAAGAATTTTCTGAGGCGCAtcgaatttttctttttccacgtctagtattgaaaagaaaactgCTTTTAAACAATGGGCCCAAGTGCTGTTTTCCTTTTTTCGTGCTTGTGGTCAGATCTCTAATGGTAGTGATATAGAAAGAGATGGAGGTAGATATTCTGTGTTGAACTTGTAGCAGCTAGCGTTGTTTAAGTTCGTTTGGGCAATAATTGAGGTCCCTTGGCTGGACCGCCTGACCTAACCTGagcatggaatttttttttttaattgttgtttgtttGTACTTTTGCAGGGCCATCATGGGTAGTGTAAGCAACTATGTGGTGAATAATGGATCCTGCCCAATTACTGTCGTGAAGCAGTCGGACCACGAACCGTAAGCCCATTTACCCTTTCCAAGAGGGATAATCGCTATGTTCTCTTTGGATTGAGCTTGGATTTCTTTAGCTGTCTAGGAGCTTAATTTGCATGGCATGTGAAATTCTGCTGTATCAAATAAGGATGTTGAATGTTGTTTGTTACTTGTTGAAGTTGGACAGATTTCCGAATAGTGTGTAGAGCTCACAGACCCCATCAAATGTTAACAGCTCTCTGCATTCTAAACATACATTAAGCGGAATTATCCAACGTGTGATGGTGCTAATAGATAGGCTCACCCACCATGTTAATAACGAGATCGATAGGAGCGATGGTTAAATCCTTCGTAGTATTCAGAGAGGATCGCTTCAAGTCAATATTCTAATCGACAAAACAATTGAGGTTGTTTTGTCGAAGGGCTATTTTTCGGTTAAATATTATACCATCGGGCACGCTCggttacaagttttttttttttttaaaaaaatacaagtagtTTCGAAAATATAAGACAAACCATGGTTAAACTCCGTGAAATAATGCTCGTTTCCTTCCAGCAAATCAACTTATTCAAGCCatgaattcaaaaaattttatttctcacgattttattcttttgttataGTATTTAATATGTAAGGGAATATGGGGTTAAATCAGAGGCTTTGATGCAAACAACCACTTCAACTTTCGCTTACGAAGTTAATTTATCTTCCGGTATACTTGTATCACTTCTTTCAAGAATATTAAGATGTTCTTTACAAGTTTTGATCCAGAAAAATATTTCAGGGACCGCCTTTTCTTGTCACTTGTTCCACTGATTTTACAAACTACAAACCTAATGTTCCAAATTCCAACACAACATACCAAGCTTAATCATATGGAatctgaaaaataatcaaaagaaactCCTTTACAATTCTTCGAAGGACTTGATATATGATTGCTGTAATCTTCTATCTCCCTTTCTCTCTTGACGAGGCCTCTTTCAAATTCCGTGCTATAATAATTCATAAGCTACTCATTAGGGTTATTCTAGTCTTACATTTGCCACAATAGCTTGTTGAATGTACTAATACCTTGGCTTTAAAAGAGCAATGGTCTTGATATAGTCTTCAAACTTCTCCACCCCTATTCCCCTTTTCAATAAATATCTATACCGTGTTTTTGTGGTGTAAACTGTGCATTAGTTGATGCTTACGTTTTGATGACGCTGATTCTAGGATTCTAGTTTTAAAAAGGGAAATTCTTCGGGAAGAAAGATGTCTGGTGAAAGTGTTGATGTGAACAGAACATTCCATTTTGAAGCAGTTCGCAAGAGTAATTAAGTTCCTAAGAGGCGTGCAATGGATGTGGAATTTGATGAAGATGATAACATAGACGAGGAAGTACGTTACCTTGGAAGACTCAGTGCttataaggagagaaaaagagagatatCAATGGTTTCAGATGGTAGGCAAGAGGATAAGGATTACGTGCAAGAAGAAGAACCAACATCAGTTGATGAACCTAGATACACAATCAAGAAGCTGGGATTCGTTGGAGGAAGGAATGAATCAACTACAATAACACATAATCAGGCTCTTCAGACAGCCAAAGATGGTTTTCTTGTTCCTGGCACCAGTCTTCTTGAGTTCTCAAATGGTTTACCTTCACCCCCTCCTAAAAGGGAGTGTTTCTCTGTCTCTATGTTCTTTGGATCAGTCTCATTTTACATCTTGGATAGGGAATGATATAAGATACAATTATTTTACACCTTGAGTAACAGTGGCTTGATGCTAAAcctattttatttcctttattgGTCTGTTGATGGCAGAACAAAAGACTAAGCTCTCTGAAGTAGAGCAGCAATTAAAGAAAGCTGAGGCTGCACAGAGGCGTATAATACAATCAACGAAGGCAGCTAGGGAGGCTGAGGTTTGCTAAGCATGCCATATGGTAGTTTTACAACTTATTGGCAATGGATGGGAGAACAGTCTAACTTCATATATTTTAGGCTGAGGCAATCAGAAAAATATGCTGCCTGGATtatgaaagaaagaaggaagaaaagattAAGAAGCGGCATGATGAAGTGGTTCAGGTATTTGGAAAATAGACAAGCAGCTTTTATCTTCTCCATCCCATGTTCTTTAGCAGCATTCTaatcaagaataaattttaccTGGTTCAGGCAAAGGCTGCCAAGATGGATCGCTTGGACCAAATACTGTTAGATGGGTCATTGGTCCGGCTGGAACAACGGTTATTTTCTCTGATGACATTGGTCTGCCACGCATATTTAATTCAGTGTCGTGCAGGTACAAGTTCACCTTCTCATCCCCCCAAGTTTTGTCTCTAGAATGCTCTGTAGACCGTAAATGTTGGCAATTTATTTTGCTCTGCAGACTGTAAGCATTGGCATTTTGTTGATTGTTAATTATAACTATCCTTAACTTTTTTGTGGGATTTACAATGTGGCGATTTGATTTGCAGTTATCCTCCACGACGTGAAAAATGTGCAGGTCCAAATTGTACAAATGCCTAGAAATATCGAGACTTGATGTCGAAGCTTCCCCTGTGTAGCCTCCATTGTTAAAACGCAACACATGAAAAGATGCAGCCTTTAATTGCCTGCTGATATCATAGCTGTTCTTCCCAGGTCACTGAAAGAAATCGATGGCTGTATATTTGGTAACCTTGTGTTGCTGCAAAGACAGCATGATTAGTCTCAGCGTGAGGTCGGTTTAGTCAAATATGATTTATAGCATTCCTTTGtcatatatttttccttttcaaatatgAATGCACCCAGTCATTGAAAGAGAATTCTATGATTGTCCGGTTTCTCCTGGTAAAAATGTGTATGATTGTCCAGTTACATTACCCGATAGATTGTTTGGTGACTTTGGTCAAGGAGGGAGATCCGAATGTCAACAGATAAGTTAATTATGGCCGTCTAAGAGAATGGCTAAGACCCAAATTCAGTTCATTGCAGACTAGCCCTGATTCTCTGCTTTCGGCATGCACACATGTTCATCTCTTGCATTCCTCTAGTAGAAAAATGGCCGAGGATGGAAAATTGCGAGGTCCAACAACTTGGATGGTTAGGGTCCTGTGAAGTGCACACGATGGGGGATTACGTTTATTAGAGACGTTTACAACGATCAAATaaagataactaaaatactTACAAATTTGTCAATGTAAAGGTAACGCGCCTCCACATTATTAATTACAACAATGGAGTAAGTAAAACAGATCATGATATATACTAAGAAATACAAGCTCTCTGGATATAAAAATGCTGTGGGTTTTTCTCCCcgtctttcttttttctacaaATCGTTCAATGAAATATCACTGCTTCTAAGATCCATCCATGAAGAGAGCGCCATATCCGCTAGATTTCATAAACTTCTTCAGCAAAAGAACCACAATCGCAATGGTTAGTCCAACAGCAGCCCATGTGAACAACCGGTCATCAGCTGGTTTCTGAACCCTGGTCACTGGCCTTTGCAGTAGCTGATCACTTGGGTCTCTAGCAGGAATCTCTCTGGATACACTGGTTCCTGTAGGACTAGGGTTCACATTAACAGGAGCTTCATGCACTTCTTCGATGACCCTTTCACCTTCTTCCTGAATTTCACCAACTGCTGGATTTGGAAGCTCTTCAGCAGCAGCTGCTACTCCAGCATCTTGCGCCTGGGCTTCCCCCTCATTGTTGCCAGGGTGTTCTTCAGAACCCTGCACTGAGTTTTGTTGAGGAACAGATGGTGCCTTACCAACCATGTATTGATGAATCTGAGCCATCAAACAGTTCATTAGCACAAAATGtaacaaatgaagaaaaacacaattaaaaaaataagctcCGACAAACCTCATCAATGAGTTTTTGACGCTCAGGAGTCCCAAATCTTGGTGCTGCTTCACGAGATTTAACAGCCAAAACACGCCTTTCCTCTTTCTTGTAGTCTAGTGAGCCCAATGCACCATTTGGGCTGGTAGGCATGAATGCAATAA
This window contains:
- the LOC133697052 gene encoding ubiquitin-conjugating enzyme E2 32-like produces the protein MAVDKYNLKNPSVKRILQEVREMQSSPSDDFMSLPLEENIFEWQFAIRGPGETEFEGGIYHGRIQLPAEYPFKPPSFMLLTPNGRFETQTKICLSISNHHPEHWQPSWSVRTALLALIAFMPTSPNGALGSLDYKKEERRVLAVKSREAAPRFGTPERQKLIDEIHQYMVGKAPSVPQQNSVQGSEEHPGNNEGEAQAQDAGVAAAAEELPNPAVGEIQEEGERVIEEVHEAPVNVNPSPTGTSVSREIPARDPSDQLLQRPVTRVQKPADDRLFTWAAVGLTIAIVVLLLKKFMKSSGYGALFMDGS
- the LOC133697053 gene encoding universal stress protein PHOS32 — protein: MAGEKIVGVAVDFSSCSRKALKWAADNIIRDGDHLVLVIVQPEGYYEDGEMQLWEVTGSPMIPLSEFSDPVTMKKYGLKPDPETLDLLNTVAHQKEIVVVLKIYWGDPREKICEAIDKIPLSCLVIGNRGLGKVKRAIMGSVSNYVVNNGSCPITVVKQSDHEP
- the LOC133697054 gene encoding uncharacterized protein LOC133697054, coding for MAEQKTKLSEVEQQLKKAEAAQRRIIQSTKAAREAEAEAIRKICCLDYERKKEEKIKKRHDEVVQAKAAKMDRLDQILLDGSLVRLEQRLFSLMTLVCHAYLIQCRAVILHDVKNVQVQIVQMPRNIET